The Myxococcaceae bacterium JPH2 genome has a window encoding:
- a CDS encoding carboxypeptidase regulatory-like domain-containing protein has product MRTRSYVAVGLGSLVLVVAVGLLAWRGGREPAPVPVRAASNRLRVLPPLAAPPRGLLHARGIVKNARGEPAAGVDVSATMAIAGETLSSQPCSEDSPELTLSNSGCQGAAALWLREQVEQQRGQAPVLARATTAADGTFTLDALPEGRVAIWALSAAGSALARDVPSGSEQVSLILQASYAVSGRVVDESGVPLPDAQVTVFHRAHSRYFEGRTGADGRFRVGPLPPGDYSFIVSHPRFLTSDVAETSVTGEEDEDIVLFRARRIVGRVVDGDRPIAGVEVHEEEGERVSVTDSEGRFSFESLPPGEYRLVADNANRQGFSRVALTEDLSEARVTLRLGTLAYVEGSVRGEDGRPVAGAHVVVRDFVQMGRVVLPREREADADAAGHFRIGPLSASSYGFVVSAPGHIDVSEERTVVFGEAMDFTLKPAVLVEGVVTDEKGNPVPEISLGLMTRAVIEEGVARHLDGHLSPSSFHAPIRHSRAMLVGSLVTSDAQGRFQLKAPAAASYELQARAEEYLSLTQSVDAPSRDVRVVVHHGGTVKGFVGDHLGVPIADVEVSLTSTEGEELGPTVTEATDSEGHFTLLGVPPGSYAVFYTVGEGGMRREASVPVRIHGAETVEVSLRVPLTGSLAGVVVDTAGRPLAGVDVEAEARDEDTRLGALGFSTLQARTGPDGRFSFERMAEGRYALRASLDGYATEVPRPARRAPAPREESDDALDSDASDEITAAEESEVLAKTGTRNTRLVMRFQGRITGRLVDEAGKPITAFSVSSESHRDPTGAFTYSVYRNEKQLLIFDVPGYTYATRQVDVPLGESVDLGTVRLERGRRIRGRVLDAQTGRSLVGAQVQLLYSHAPDDQEALREVLSQEEGAFEFPAVEPRQLTLKVFDSSHATSLHPLSGGDEFLEVRLGEGSPDEGG; this is encoded by the coding sequence ATGCGGACTCGGTCATACGTGGCGGTGGGCCTGGGGAGTCTCGTGCTGGTGGTGGCTGTGGGGCTGTTGGCCTGGCGCGGAGGTCGTGAGCCCGCGCCGGTGCCCGTGCGCGCGGCGTCGAACCGGCTGCGTGTGTTGCCTCCGCTCGCGGCCCCACCCCGTGGGTTGTTGCACGCGCGCGGCATCGTGAAGAACGCGCGCGGCGAGCCCGCGGCGGGCGTGGACGTGTCCGCCACGATGGCCATCGCGGGGGAGACGCTGTCCTCGCAGCCTTGTTCAGAGGACTCGCCGGAGCTGACGCTGTCCAACTCCGGATGTCAGGGAGCCGCCGCGCTGTGGTTGCGCGAGCAGGTGGAGCAGCAGCGAGGACAGGCGCCGGTGCTCGCGCGCGCCACGACGGCGGCGGACGGCACCTTCACGTTGGACGCGTTGCCCGAGGGCAGGGTGGCCATCTGGGCCTTGAGTGCGGCGGGGTCGGCGCTGGCGCGAGATGTCCCGTCGGGCTCGGAGCAGGTCTCCTTGATTCTCCAGGCGAGCTACGCCGTGTCCGGCCGGGTGGTGGACGAGAGCGGTGTGCCGCTGCCCGACGCACAGGTCACGGTGTTCCACCGGGCGCACTCCCGCTACTTCGAGGGCCGCACGGGCGCGGACGGTCGCTTCCGCGTGGGCCCGCTGCCTCCGGGTGACTACTCGTTCATCGTCTCCCATCCGCGGTTCCTCACCTCGGACGTCGCCGAGACCTCGGTGACGGGAGAAGAAGACGAAGACATCGTGTTGTTCCGCGCGCGCCGCATCGTGGGCCGCGTGGTGGATGGAGATCGCCCCATCGCGGGGGTCGAGGTCCACGAGGAGGAGGGCGAGCGCGTGTCGGTGACGGACTCCGAGGGGCGCTTCTCCTTCGAGTCCCTGCCGCCCGGTGAGTACCGGCTCGTGGCGGACAACGCGAACCGACAGGGCTTCTCCCGTGTCGCCCTCACCGAGGACTTGAGCGAGGCCCGCGTCACGCTGCGGCTGGGCACGTTGGCGTACGTGGAAGGCTCGGTGCGCGGAGAGGATGGCCGGCCGGTGGCGGGGGCTCACGTGGTGGTGCGTGACTTCGTGCAGATGGGGCGCGTCGTGCTGCCTCGGGAGAGGGAGGCGGATGCGGACGCGGCGGGCCACTTCCGAATCGGCCCCCTGTCGGCGAGCAGCTACGGCTTCGTGGTGTCGGCGCCGGGACACATCGACGTGAGCGAGGAGCGCACGGTGGTCTTCGGAGAGGCCATGGACTTCACCCTCAAGCCCGCCGTGCTCGTCGAAGGTGTCGTCACCGACGAGAAGGGGAACCCGGTCCCGGAGATCTCCCTGGGCTTGATGACCCGGGCCGTCATCGAGGAAGGCGTGGCGCGCCACCTGGACGGCCACCTCTCGCCGTCTTCATTCCATGCGCCCATTCGCCATTCGCGCGCCATGCTCGTCGGCTCGCTGGTGACGTCCGATGCGCAGGGGCGCTTCCAGCTCAAGGCGCCGGCCGCCGCGTCCTACGAGCTGCAAGCGCGCGCGGAGGAATACCTGTCGCTCACGCAGTCGGTGGACGCCCCTTCGCGAGATGTGCGCGTGGTGGTTCATCACGGCGGCACGGTGAAGGGCTTCGTGGGAGACCACCTCGGCGTGCCCATCGCGGACGTGGAGGTCTCGCTCACGAGCACCGAGGGCGAGGAGCTGGGCCCGACGGTCACCGAGGCGACCGATTCGGAGGGACACTTCACGCTCCTCGGAGTTCCTCCCGGGAGCTACGCCGTGTTCTACACGGTGGGCGAGGGCGGGATGCGGCGCGAGGCCTCCGTCCCCGTGCGCATCCATGGCGCGGAGACGGTGGAGGTGTCCTTGCGCGTGCCGCTGACGGGCTCGCTGGCGGGCGTGGTGGTGGACACCGCGGGCCGCCCGTTGGCCGGGGTGGACGTGGAGGCCGAGGCCCGCGACGAGGACACGCGCTTGGGAGCGCTGGGCTTCTCCACGCTCCAGGCTCGGACCGGGCCGGACGGTCGCTTCTCTTTCGAGCGCATGGCAGAGGGCCGCTACGCTTTGCGCGCGAGTCTGGATGGCTATGCGACGGAGGTCCCTCGGCCTGCCAGGCGGGCGCCCGCTCCGCGCGAGGAGTCCGACGATGCACTGGATTCAGACGCGTCAGACGAAATCACCGCGGCGGAGGAGAGCGAGGTGCTCGCGAAGACGGGCACGCGCAACACGCGCCTGGTGATGCGATTCCAGGGGCGCATCACCGGACGCCTGGTGGACGAGGCGGGCAAGCCCATCACCGCGTTCTCGGTCAGCTCGGAGTCCCACCGCGACCCGACCGGGGCCTTTACCTACTCCGTTTATCGCAATGAGAAGCAACTCCTCATCTTCGACGTGCCGGGCTACACGTACGCCACGCGCCAGGTGGACGTCCCCTTGGGGGAGAGCGTGGACCTGGGCACCGTCCGGCTGGAGCGAGGGCGGCGGATTCGCGGGCGCGTCCTGGATGCCCAGACGGGCCGCTCCCTGGTGGGCGCCCAGGTCCAACTGCTCTACAGCCATGCACCGGATGACCAGGAGGCGCTGCGCGAGGTGCTCTCCCAGGAAGAGGGCGCCTTCGAGTTTCCCGCCGTGGAGCCCCGCCAGCTCACGCTGAAGGTCTTTGATTCATCGCACGCCACCTCCCTGCACCCGCTCTCGGGGGGGGATGAGTTCCTGGAGGTGCGGCTCGGCGAGGGTTCCCCGGATGAAGGGGGATGA